The proteins below are encoded in one region of Flavobacterium sp. IMCC34852:
- the murG gene encoding undecaprenyldiphospho-muramoylpentapeptide beta-N-acetylglucosaminyltransferase has product MKKLKFILSGGGTGGHIYPAIAIANELKARFPEAEFLFVGASDKMEMQKVPQAGYKIEGLWIAGLQRKLTLQNMMFPFKLMSSLWKSRKIIRKFRPDVVIGTGGFASGPLLQAANSMNIPTVIQEQNSYPGITNKLLSKKANAICVAYENLERFFPKEKIVFTGNPVRQDLLEVETKREEGIAYFNLDSNKKTLLVLGGSLGARRVNQLIAKELDFLLESGVQVFWQCGKLYFDEYQHFNEKENVQVVAFIDRMDLIYAAADFVISRAGASSVSELCLVGKPTIFIPSPNVAEDHQTKNAKAIVDKNGAILLKENELDEKFETTFSDLISNEDLQQTLSQNIKKLAKPNATKDIVEEIKKLIK; this is encoded by the coding sequence ATGAAAAAATTAAAATTCATATTAAGCGGCGGAGGAACAGGCGGACATATTTATCCGGCTATTGCTATTGCCAATGAATTAAAGGCTCGTTTTCCCGAGGCCGAGTTTCTTTTTGTAGGCGCCAGCGATAAAATGGAAATGCAAAAAGTACCCCAAGCCGGTTACAAAATCGAAGGTTTATGGATTGCCGGATTGCAACGAAAACTGACCTTGCAAAACATGATGTTTCCATTCAAACTCATGAGTAGTTTGTGGAAATCAAGAAAGATTATAAGAAAGTTCCGGCCCGATGTAGTCATAGGAACCGGTGGTTTTGCCAGCGGACCATTATTGCAAGCAGCCAATAGCATGAATATTCCAACAGTCATTCAAGAACAAAATTCCTATCCCGGAATTACCAACAAACTGTTGAGTAAAAAAGCCAACGCGATTTGTGTGGCCTATGAAAACTTAGAGCGATTTTTTCCAAAAGAAAAAATTGTCTTCACCGGAAATCCCGTTCGTCAGGATTTGTTGGAGGTGGAAACCAAAAGAGAAGAAGGCATCGCCTATTTTAATTTGGATTCGAATAAAAAAACTTTATTGGTTCTAGGTGGAAGTTTAGGAGCAAGAAGAGTAAACCAATTAATAGCCAAAGAACTCGATTTTCTGTTAGAAAGCGGTGTTCAGGTTTTTTGGCAATGCGGAAAATTATATTTTGACGAGTACCAACATTTCAATGAAAAAGAAAATGTTCAGGTGGTCGCGTTTATCGACAGAATGGATTTGATTTATGCTGCAGCAGATTTCGTGATTTCACGCGCCGGTGCCTCATCTGTTTCCGAATTGTGTTTGGTAGGAAAACCAACCATTTTTATTCCGTCACCCAACGTAGCCGAAGATCATCAAACCAAGAATGCCAAAGCCATTGTTGATAAAAATGGTGCCATTCTTTTAAAAGAAAATGAATTGGATGAAAAATTTGAAACTACATTTTCAGATTTGATTTCAAATGAAGATTTGCAGCAGACCTTAAGCCAAAACATAAAAAAGTTGGCTAAGCCAAATGCAACAAAAGATATTGTTGAAGAAATTAAAAAGCTGATAAAATGA
- a CDS encoding FtsW/RodA/SpoVE family cell cycle protein, producing the protein MKELIHSLKGDKVIWAFVALLALFSFMPVFSASSNLAYMRHGSGNALTYLLKHGAQVFVGFFILYKIHKVPYHYFRTISRLLLPVVWVLLIYTLFKGTVIQGANASRWIQIPFIGITFQTSTLASIVLYVFVARYLSKTRETPITFQSSLWDLWTPVFITVMLILPANLSTAALIFSMVLMLAFIGKYPLKYIGIIVGAGIIGLTFFILVAKQFPEAFPNRVDTWINRIDNFTTDKPDEDDYQIEKAKIAIASGGVYGLGPGKSVQKNFLPQSSSDFIYAIIVEEYGLFGGILVLSMYLLLLFRFVVAAHKANSMFGKLVVIGLGFPIIFQAMTNMAVAVELLPVTGQTLPLISSGGSSIWMTCIALGIILSVTKKEEEIAEELADKQKREDALQRMIDKQLQEEEEAEKAAVQAELESYSIKEETNPLEPILKKN; encoded by the coding sequence ATGAAAGAATTAATTCACAGCTTAAAAGGAGATAAAGTCATCTGGGCATTCGTTGCCTTGTTGGCCTTGTTTTCGTTTATGCCGGTGTTTAGTGCGAGTAGTAATTTGGCCTATATGCGCCATGGTTCAGGGAATGCTCTAACGTATTTACTGAAACACGGCGCGCAAGTATTCGTTGGGTTTTTTATTTTATACAAAATACACAAAGTGCCTTATCATTATTTCCGAACCATTTCACGTTTGTTGTTGCCGGTGGTTTGGGTATTGTTAATTTACACTTTGTTCAAAGGAACCGTAATTCAAGGCGCCAATGCCAGTCGCTGGATTCAAATTCCGTTTATCGGAATCACCTTCCAAACCTCAACACTAGCTTCCATTGTTTTATACGTTTTTGTAGCGAGATATTTATCCAAAACCAGAGAAACGCCCATAACATTTCAATCTTCTCTATGGGATTTATGGACGCCGGTTTTTATCACCGTAATGCTGATTTTACCGGCCAACTTATCCACGGCAGCATTGATATTTTCCATGGTTTTGATGTTGGCATTCATCGGAAAATATCCGTTGAAATATATCGGAATCATTGTCGGTGCTGGAATAATAGGATTGACCTTTTTCATCTTAGTAGCCAAACAATTCCCGGAAGCTTTTCCGAATCGTGTGGATACTTGGATCAATCGTATAGATAATTTCACCACGGATAAACCCGATGAAGATGATTACCAAATCGAAAAAGCCAAAATCGCCATCGCTTCAGGAGGTGTTTATGGTTTAGGACCGGGTAAAAGTGTGCAGAAAAACTTTTTACCACAATCGTCCTCCGATTTTATCTACGCGATTATAGTAGAAGAATACGGTTTGTTCGGCGGAATCTTAGTATTAAGCATGTATTTGTTGTTGCTGTTCCGATTTGTAGTTGCAGCACACAAAGCCAATTCAATGTTCGGAAAACTCGTGGTCATAGGTCTGGGTTTCCCAATCATTTTTCAAGCGATGACCAATATGGCCGTTGCAGTCGAGTTATTGCCGGTGACCGGACAAACGTTACCCTTAATCAGTAGCGGTGGAAGTTCAATTTGGATGACGTGTATTGCACTCGGTATTATTTTAAGCGTGACCAAAAAAGAAGAGGAAATCGCTGAAGAGTTAGCAGACAAACAAAAACGTGAAGACGCTTTACAACGCATGATTGACAAACAATTACAAGAAGAGGAAGAAGCCGAAAAAGCGGCAGTACAAGCTGAATTGGAAAGCTATTCCATCAAAGAAGAAACCAATCCGTTGGAACCGATTTTGAAGAAAAACTAA
- the murD gene encoding UDP-N-acetylmuramoyl-L-alanine--D-glutamate ligase, which produces MKRLVVLGGGESGVGTAILGKKEGYDVFVSDMGKIKDKYRDVLNQYEIKWEDEKHTEELILNADVVMKSPGIPDKAPLVKKLLENGISVISEIEFAYPFTNAKTIGITGSNGKTTTTMLTYHLLKEGGLNVGLGGNIGKSFAWQVAEENYDYYVLELSSFQLDGIINYKPDIAILTNISPDHLDRYEYKYENYIASKFRITMNQTEDDFFIYDADDEAISAWLQNNKTKAQLIPFSLLQTFENGAFIKNNTMDIIINNEEFEMKTADISLEGKHNMKNAMAATSVAQLMKIRKQTIRESLSNFQGVEHRLEKVLKIQNVQYINDSKATNVNATFFALDSMTVPTVWIVGGVDKGNDYSELMPLVREKVKAIICLGLDNKKIIDAFSDVVDMMVEVDNMRDAVNTSKHLAEKGDAVLLSPACASFDLFQNYEDRGNQFKAAVKNL; this is translated from the coding sequence ATGAAGCGATTGGTTGTACTTGGTGGAGGAGAAAGCGGTGTGGGAACCGCCATTTTAGGAAAGAAAGAAGGATACGATGTTTTTGTGTCCGATATGGGGAAAATAAAAGATAAATATAGAGACGTTCTTAATCAATATGAAATCAAATGGGAAGACGAAAAGCATACCGAGGAATTAATACTCAATGCCGATGTAGTCATGAAAAGTCCCGGAATTCCGGATAAAGCACCTTTGGTAAAAAAACTGTTGGAAAATGGAATTTCAGTCATTTCCGAAATCGAGTTTGCTTATCCGTTTACCAATGCCAAAACCATTGGAATCACCGGAAGCAACGGTAAGACAACCACAACAATGTTGACTTACCATTTGCTCAAAGAAGGCGGACTGAATGTAGGATTGGGCGGAAACATTGGTAAAAGTTTTGCTTGGCAAGTAGCCGAAGAAAACTATGATTACTATGTGTTGGAATTGAGCAGTTTTCAATTAGACGGAATTATAAATTACAAGCCAGATATAGCGATTCTGACTAACATCAGTCCGGATCATTTGGATCGATATGAATACAAATATGAAAATTATATCGCCTCAAAATTCAGAATAACAATGAACCAAACTGAAGATGATTTTTTCATCTACGACGCCGATGACGAAGCGATTTCAGCATGGTTACAAAACAACAAAACAAAAGCACAATTAATTCCTTTTTCATTATTACAAACTTTTGAAAACGGAGCCTTTATAAAAAACAATACTATGGATATTATTATCAACAACGAAGAATTTGAAATGAAAACCGCTGACATTTCATTGGAAGGAAAACACAATATGAAAAACGCTATGGCTGCTACTTCTGTCGCCCAATTGATGAAAATCAGAAAACAAACCATACGCGAAAGTTTGTCTAATTTCCAAGGGGTTGAACATCGATTAGAAAAGGTATTGAAAATTCAAAATGTACAATACATCAACGACAGCAAAGCCACTAATGTGAACGCCACTTTCTTCGCTTTAGACAGCATGACTGTTCCAACCGTTTGGATTGTAGGTGGTGTTGATAAAGGTAACGACTACAGCGAGTTGATGCCGTTAGTAAGAGAAAAAGTAAAAGCGATTATTTGTCTTGGTTTAGACAATAAAAAAATCATCGATGCTTTCAGCGATGTAGTCGATATGATGGTAGAAGTAGATAACATGCGAGACGCGGTAAACACGTCGAAACATTTAGCGGAAAAAGGCGATGCGGTTTTATTGTCTCCGGCTTGCGCGAGTTTTGATTTGTTCCAAAACTACGAAGACAGAGGAAATCAGTTCAAAGCAGCCGTAAAAAATTTATAA
- the mraY gene encoding phospho-N-acetylmuramoyl-pentapeptide-transferase has translation MLYYLFEYLDKTMDVPGTGVFQYITFRSALAIILSLMISTIYGKKIINFLRNQQVGETVRELGLQGQNEKAGTPTMGGLIIIIATLIPVILLTKLNNIYIILLIVTTLWMGTIGFIDDYIKIFKKDKQGLKGIFKVIGQVGLGLIVGSVLYFHPGVTVREKAVNQTENVVSQTPIEHKSTTTTIPFTKNNELDYAKFIEWTGEGYENWAWLIFIPIVIFIITAVSNGANLTDGIDGLAAGTSAISVLALGIFTFVSGNVILSDYLNIMYIPNSGEMTVFISAFVGALIGFLWYNSFPASVFMGDTGSLTIGGIIAVLAISVRKEMLLPVLCAIFFAENLSVILQVSYFKYTKKRFGEGRRIFLMSPLHHHYQKKGYHESKIVTRFWIVAILLAIVSIVTLKLR, from the coding sequence ATGCTATATTATTTATTTGAATACCTCGACAAAACCATGGATGTTCCGGGAACCGGAGTTTTCCAATACATTACATTTCGTTCGGCTTTAGCGATTATTTTATCGTTGATGATTTCCACCATTTACGGAAAAAAAATCATCAACTTTTTGAGAAACCAACAAGTTGGCGAAACCGTGAGAGAACTGGGATTGCAAGGGCAAAATGAAAAAGCGGGAACACCCACGATGGGTGGATTAATCATCATTATCGCCACCTTGATTCCGGTGATTTTGTTGACCAAGCTCAATAATATTTACATCATTCTTTTAATAGTAACCACACTTTGGATGGGAACTATTGGCTTCATAGATGATTACATCAAAATTTTCAAAAAAGACAAACAAGGATTAAAAGGAATTTTCAAAGTAATCGGGCAAGTAGGTTTAGGTTTAATCGTGGGTTCGGTGTTGTATTTTCATCCCGGTGTAACGGTTAGAGAAAAAGCAGTTAACCAAACCGAAAATGTAGTTTCACAAACTCCAATCGAACACAAATCAACCACAACGACTATTCCGTTCACTAAAAACAACGAGTTGGATTATGCCAAATTCATCGAATGGACTGGCGAAGGTTATGAAAATTGGGCTTGGTTAATCTTTATACCCATTGTAATTTTTATCATCACTGCTGTTTCAAACGGTGCCAATTTAACCGATGGAATTGATGGCCTGGCCGCAGGAACTTCAGCCATTTCGGTGCTCGCATTGGGGATTTTTACCTTCGTTTCGGGTAACGTGATTTTGTCTGATTATCTAAACATTATGTACATCCCGAATTCGGGAGAAATGACTGTATTTATTTCGGCTTTTGTTGGTGCTTTGATTGGGTTTCTTTGGTACAATTCTTTTCCGGCATCGGTATTCATGGGAGATACAGGAAGTTTGACCATCGGCGGAATTATTGCAGTATTGGCGATTTCAGTTCGTAAAGAGATGTTGTTGCCCGTATTGTGTGCCATCTTCTTTGCCGAAAACTTATCCGTAATCCTGCAGGTTTCTTATTTCAAATACACCAAAAAACGCTTTGGTGAAGGAAGGCGTATTTTCCTTATGTCACCATTACACCACCATTACCAAAAGAAAGGTTATCACGAAAGTAAAATCGTAACCCGTTTTTGGATTGTGGCCATACTGTTAGCCATCGTTTCCATAGTGACTTTAAAATTGAGATAG
- a CDS encoding UDP-N-acetylmuramoyl-L-alanyl-D-glutamate--2,6-diaminopimelate ligase — MIILKDILYKVAIEVVKGSTEMTIGKIEFDSRKVLENDVFVAIRGTVSNGHDFIEKAINSGATVVVCDTLPEIIVTGVTYIQVKDTNAALAFLAANYYGNPSQNLKLVGITGTNGKTTIASLLFQLFKKAGYKVGLLSTVKIMVDDTEYKATHTTPDSLTINYYLAEMNAVGVEYCFMEVSSHGIHQKRAEGLHFAGGVFTNLSHDHLDYHPTFAEYRDVKKSFFDHLPKTAFALTNIDDKNGLVMLQNTYAKKLTYALKSYADYKAQILENQLSGLLLKINENEVWVRLIGTFNAYNLLAIFGTAVELGLDKLEVLRLLSELESVSGRFQFIVSNQKITAIVDYAHTPDALENVLSTINDIRSNNEKLITVVGCGGDRDKAKRPIMANIATSMSNQVIITSDNPRTEDPIDIIADMEKGVEPQNHKKTLSIVDRKQAIKTACQLAGPNDIILIAGKGHETYQEIQGVRHDFDDMKIVKELLEQLNK; from the coding sequence GTGATTATTTTAAAAGACATATTATATAAAGTAGCTATCGAAGTCGTAAAAGGTTCGACCGAAATGACTATTGGTAAAATCGAATTCGACTCGAGAAAAGTTCTGGAGAATGATGTTTTTGTAGCGATTAGAGGAACGGTTTCCAATGGTCATGATTTTATCGAAAAAGCAATAAATTCAGGAGCAACGGTTGTCGTTTGCGATACTTTGCCGGAAATTATTGTAACCGGTGTAACCTATATTCAAGTAAAAGATACCAATGCAGCTTTAGCCTTTTTGGCAGCCAATTATTATGGTAATCCGTCACAAAACTTAAAATTAGTCGGCATCACAGGAACAAATGGTAAAACAACCATTGCTTCTCTATTGTTTCAATTATTTAAAAAAGCAGGTTATAAAGTAGGCTTGTTATCCACTGTAAAAATTATGGTTGATGATACTGAATACAAAGCAACCCACACTACGCCGGATTCGTTAACCATCAATTATTATTTGGCCGAAATGAATGCCGTTGGTGTTGAATATTGCTTCATGGAAGTTAGCTCTCACGGTATTCATCAAAAACGTGCCGAAGGGTTGCACTTTGCCGGAGGTGTTTTTACGAATTTGTCTCACGACCATTTAGATTACCATCCGACATTTGCCGAATACAGAGATGTCAAGAAGTCATTTTTTGACCATTTGCCCAAAACGGCTTTTGCTTTAACCAATATCGATGACAAAAACGGATTGGTAATGCTGCAAAATACCTACGCCAAAAAATTGACTTACGCTCTAAAATCTTATGCCGATTACAAAGCCCAAATTTTAGAAAATCAATTGTCAGGTTTGTTGTTAAAGATTAATGAAAATGAGGTTTGGGTTAGACTTATTGGCACATTCAATGCTTATAATTTATTAGCGATTTTCGGAACAGCCGTGGAATTAGGCCTCGATAAATTAGAAGTATTGCGCTTGCTTTCAGAATTAGAAAGTGTTTCAGGTCGTTTCCAATTTATCGTTTCCAACCAAAAAATCACCGCGATTGTTGATTACGCTCATACTCCGGATGCTTTGGAAAATGTTTTGAGTACCATAAATGATATCCGAAGCAACAATGAAAAGCTAATAACCGTTGTAGGTTGTGGTGGCGATAGAGACAAAGCCAAAAGACCCATCATGGCTAATATTGCCACAAGCATGAGCAATCAAGTAATCATCACTTCAGACAACCCGAGAACCGAAGATCCAATAGATATTATTGCCGATATGGAAAAAGGGGTAGAACCGCAAAACCATAAAAAAACCTTGTCAATTGTCGATAGAAAACAAGCCATTAAAACCGCTTGTCAATTAGCAGGGCCAAATGATATTATCCTAATCGCAGGAAAAGGACATGAAACTTATCAGGAAATTCAAGGTGTTCGCCATGATTTTGACGATATGAAAATTGTAAAAGAACTATTAGAACAGCTAAATAAATAA
- a CDS encoding penicillin-binding protein has product MAVEDKHISYRIYLVAFCLFLMAFAIAFKLTKIQWVEGDHYRKLAKERTVKNFVIPANKGNIYSADGSLLATSIPNYNIRFDAVAPKGEDFAKNVRPLADSLAKMLGKPSSFYHSQLTLARNNKNRYLLVARDLSYTQYMKIKSFPLFNLGANKGGMITEQETVREHPIGKIAERTIGYERITPEGKPDGKGIEWSFRKYLNGKDGKVLKQKIAKGQWKPIRDQNEIDPQDGYDVISTIDVYIQDIAHHALLKQLQEFKAEHGCVIVMETKTGKIRAISNLGKLKETDSTYFETQNYAVAESHEPGSTFKLVDMIALLDDGKVDTSKVYDSRGGIIEYRGKKVRDSHEGGYGKISLGRGFEVSSNTVLVQAVYENYKNNPKEFVDRIDRMGLNKPLGLPFQGEGRPYIPQPGDKHWSAISLPWMAFGYGVSVTPLQTLTLYNAIANNGEMVKPQFVSEIKEWNKTIKKYNKEVINPKICSDETVMKLKAVLENVVKRGTGSKLYSKDFSMAGKTGTAQANYGKNGGSEKHYISSFVGFFPAENPKYSCIVVVHKPNTSGNNYYGADVAGPVFKRVAQKIFTDAPSTNEIKNLNKKIGKQEKAYNEYAVKSNADGKTIPNVKGMSGMDAVALLENMKVKVKVIGFGKVKRQSVQPGSAFNKNTTIILELS; this is encoded by the coding sequence ATGGCAGTAGAAGATAAACATATCTCTTACCGAATTTACTTAGTAGCTTTCTGTCTGTTTCTGATGGCTTTTGCTATTGCGTTCAAACTCACAAAAATTCAGTGGGTTGAAGGTGATCATTACCGAAAATTAGCCAAAGAAAGGACGGTTAAAAACTTCGTGATTCCGGCCAATAAAGGAAATATTTATTCTGCTGACGGTAGTTTGCTAGCCACTTCTATCCCAAATTACAATATCAGATTTGATGCGGTGGCACCAAAAGGTGAAGACTTTGCTAAAAATGTAAGACCATTGGCCGACTCGTTGGCGAAAATGTTGGGCAAACCAAGCTCTTTTTATCATTCTCAGCTGACTTTGGCCAGAAACAATAAAAACAGGTATTTGTTGGTTGCTCGTGATTTGAGCTATACGCAATACATGAAAATCAAGAGCTTTCCATTGTTCAATTTGGGCGCCAATAAAGGCGGAATGATTACCGAGCAAGAAACCGTTCGCGAACATCCAATAGGGAAAATTGCCGAAAGAACCATTGGCTACGAAAGAATTACACCGGAAGGGAAACCGGATGGAAAAGGAATTGAATGGTCTTTCAGAAAATATTTAAACGGAAAAGACGGAAAAGTTCTTAAGCAAAAAATTGCCAAAGGACAATGGAAACCTATTCGTGACCAAAACGAAATCGACCCTCAAGATGGCTATGATGTGATTTCTACGATTGATGTTTACATTCAAGATATTGCCCATCATGCTTTGTTGAAGCAGTTACAAGAGTTCAAAGCAGAACACGGATGCGTAATTGTCATGGAGACCAAAACGGGTAAAATCAGAGCTATTTCTAATTTAGGCAAATTAAAAGAAACCGATTCAACCTATTTTGAAACACAGAATTATGCCGTTGCCGAATCACACGAACCGGGTTCAACCTTTAAGCTGGTAGATATGATTGCCTTGTTGGATGACGGAAAAGTTGATACGAGTAAAGTTTATGACAGTCGGGGAGGAATCATTGAATACCGAGGTAAAAAAGTCAGAGATTCTCATGAAGGTGGTTATGGTAAAATTTCTTTGGGAAGAGGTTTTGAAGTGTCCTCCAACACGGTTTTAGTACAAGCTGTTTATGAGAATTACAAAAATAATCCAAAAGAATTTGTTGACAGAATAGACAGAATGGGATTGAACAAACCATTAGGATTGCCATTTCAAGGCGAAGGCAGACCTTATATTCCACAACCGGGTGACAAACATTGGAGTGCCATTTCTTTACCTTGGATGGCTTTTGGCTATGGCGTTTCGGTTACCCCTTTGCAAACCTTGACTTTGTACAATGCGATTGCCAATAATGGTGAAATGGTAAAACCACAATTCGTTTCCGAAATCAAAGAATGGAACAAAACCATTAAAAAATACAATAAAGAAGTCATCAATCCGAAAATCTGTTCCGATGAAACGGTTATGAAATTGAAAGCGGTTTTAGAGAATGTGGTGAAAAGAGGAACAGGTTCAAAGTTGTATTCCAAAGACTTTTCCATGGCCGGAAAAACCGGTACTGCTCAAGCCAATTACGGTAAAAACGGCGGCAGCGAAAAACATTACATTTCTTCTTTCGTGGGCTTTTTCCCGGCAGAAAATCCGAAATATTCTTGTATCGTGGTTGTACACAAACCCAATACTTCAGGGAACAATTATTACGGAGCCGATGTGGCCGGACCGGTTTTCAAACGTGTAGCCCAAAAGATTTTTACCGATGCACCATCAACCAACGAAATCAAAAATCTAAACAAAAAAATAGGCAAGCAAGAGAAAGCCTATAATGAATATGCGGTGAAATCAAATGCCGACGGAAAAACCATTCCTAATGTAAAAGGAATGAGCGGTATGGATGCTGTGGCGCTTTTGGAAAACATGAAAGTGAAAGTGAAAGTAATCGGGTTCGGAAAAGTTAAAAGACAGTCTGTTCAGCCGGGTTCAGCATTCAATAAAAACACAACCATTATACTCGAATTGTCGTGA
- a CDS encoding FtsL-like putative cell division protein yields the protein MKKGVYSILKARFLVNEDATKNWRFIVFLILLAILMIANEHRYDQKIFRIAELTNEVKELRSEFVDKRSELMKLKMESTVSERMKERNIFPSSVPPQKIKIKKPVEKTFFQKLWQ from the coding sequence ATGAAAAAAGGAGTTTACAGCATATTAAAAGCTCGATTTTTAGTCAATGAAGACGCTACCAAAAACTGGCGATTCATAGTGTTTTTAATCTTGTTGGCGATTTTGATGATTGCCAACGAACACCGTTACGACCAGAAGATTTTCAGAATTGCCGAATTGACCAATGAAGTAAAAGAATTGCGTTCTGAATTTGTCGACAAACGTTCTGAATTAATGAAATTAAAAATGGAATCGACCGTTTCCGAGAGAATGAAAGAGAGAAATATTTTTCCTTCCTCAGTTCCGCCTCAAAAAATAAAAATTAAAAAACCGGTAGAAAAAACTTTTTTCCAAAAATTATGGCAGTAG
- the rsmH gene encoding 16S rRNA (cytosine(1402)-N(4))-methyltransferase RsmH → MMMEMEYHNPVLLKETVDGLNIKPDGIYVDVTFGGGGHSKEILKRLGPNGKLFGFDQDEDAWANTLPDERFTLIQENFRYIKRFLRFHGVKSVDGILADLGVSSHQFDVPERGFSTRFDADLDMRMSKKNELDAHKVINEYDDTNLKRVFLDYGELKAAPAIARTIIEAREKKTINTTEELKMVLAKYLPEKVKNKVLAQIYQAIRIEVNQEMEVLKEFLEQSLEILKPEGRLSVISYHSLEDRLVKRFMKNGMFEGEPERDFFGNFSVPFKLIGKLIVPTEAEIKINNRARSAKLRIAEKV, encoded by the coding sequence ATGATGATGGAGATGGAGTATCATAATCCGGTCTTATTGAAAGAAACAGTCGATGGCTTGAATATCAAACCCGATGGAATTTATGTCGATGTGACTTTTGGTGGTGGAGGTCATTCAAAAGAGATTTTGAAGCGATTAGGACCGAATGGGAAGTTGTTCGGTTTTGACCAAGATGAAGATGCTTGGGCCAATACTTTGCCCGATGAGAGATTTACGTTGATTCAAGAGAATTTCAGATACATCAAACGTTTTTTGAGATTTCATGGTGTGAAAAGTGTTGATGGCATTTTAGCCGATTTGGGTGTTTCATCTCACCAATTTGATGTGCCGGAAAGAGGTTTTTCTACTCGTTTTGATGCCGATTTGGATATGAGGATGAGTAAAAAAAATGAACTCGATGCGCACAAAGTGATTAACGAATACGATGACACCAATTTAAAAAGAGTGTTTTTGGATTACGGTGAACTAAAAGCAGCACCGGCCATCGCTAGGACTATCATCGAAGCCAGAGAGAAGAAAACTATCAATACAACTGAGGAGTTAAAAATGGTATTGGCTAAGTATTTACCCGAAAAAGTAAAGAACAAAGTTTTGGCTCAAATCTATCAGGCCATTCGCATTGAAGTCAACCAAGAAATGGAAGTGCTCAAAGAATTTTTGGAACAATCCCTTGAAATCTTGAAGCCTGAAGGAAGATTAAGTGTGATTTCGTATCACTCCTTAGAAGACAGATTGGTAAAGCGTTTCATGAAAAACGGCATGTTTGAAGGCGAACCGGAACGCGATTTCTTCGGAAATTTTTCGGTGCCGTTTAAATTAATAGGGAAACTAATCGTTCCGACAGAAGCAGAAATTAAAATCAACAACAGAGCTCGCAGCGCTAAGTTAAGAATAGCAGAAAAAGTTTAA
- the mraZ gene encoding division/cell wall cluster transcriptional repressor MraZ: MNSIIGTYECKVDAKGRLMIPSALKKQLANSLQDGFVLKRSVFQPCLELYPMTEWNLMMQKINKLNRFVKKNNDFIRRFTAGVKVVEVDDLGRLLIPKDLVAFGHISKDIVLSSAVNIVEIWDKDLYEKSIAGDDIDFADLAEDVMGNINDDGDGVS, from the coding sequence TTGAACTCCATAATCGGAACATACGAATGCAAAGTTGACGCCAAGGGAAGACTCATGATTCCTTCGGCTTTAAAGAAGCAACTGGCTAATTCTCTTCAAGATGGCTTCGTCTTGAAGCGTTCTGTATTTCAGCCTTGTTTGGAATTATATCCAATGACTGAATGGAATTTGATGATGCAAAAAATCAACAAACTCAACCGATTTGTAAAGAAAAATAACGACTTCATTCGCCGTTTTACAGCCGGAGTAAAAGTGGTTGAGGTAGACGATTTGGGCCGATTGTTAATCCCGAAAGATTTAGTGGCTTTTGGTCATATTTCAAAAGATATCGTACTGTCGTCTGCAGTAAATATTGTGGAGATTTGGGATAAAGATTTATACGAAAAATCAATTGCAGGAGACGATATAGACTTTGCCGATTTAGCGGAAGATGTAATGGGAAATATAAATGATGATGGAGATGGAGTATCATAA